A window of the Bradyrhizobium ottawaense genome harbors these coding sequences:
- a CDS encoding histidine kinase → MWKNLSLRMRLLLPLGAMFLAALLLGGLALQLFAPAQLMDENEPAQRSAKAVAEALDSALRMSANPEQTLDAFVQALGTSEAIRFRRAGTPLSAGPVDIRTPLGRVPHWFIDIMAMPDVSASFPVTIKGKQIGEIMFAPDISADLYEKWIGFLALLSSGIALMLLTGSIAYFITGAAVGPLQNLGEGLTRMRSGDYARLIPSSGPPEIRRSSEEANELAKTLRKLSQDNRSLLRKIVSLQDDERQDIARDLHDELGPLLFGIRANTVALMESLPPDRAGPEASAQGILQSVEALQYANRRILDRLRPLYIQELGLERSIHTLLHNARAQAPDLQLSARIDPGLNAIDGLLSQTVYRVIQEAVTNVLRHANARSVQVTATRQDRELTVEISDDGIGFAAGQVFGRGLTGMQERVRALSGTFELLRENGRSLVRCRLPAISSEIPAPREA, encoded by the coding sequence ATGTGGAAAAACCTTTCGCTTCGCATGCGCCTGCTGCTGCCGCTCGGCGCGATGTTCCTCGCCGCACTGCTGCTGGGCGGTCTGGCGCTGCAGCTGTTTGCGCCGGCCCAATTGATGGACGAAAACGAGCCGGCGCAACGTTCGGCCAAGGCGGTCGCGGAAGCGCTCGACAGCGCGCTGCGGATGTCGGCCAATCCTGAGCAGACCCTCGATGCGTTCGTGCAGGCGCTCGGAACATCCGAAGCCATCCGGTTCAGGCGCGCGGGAACGCCGTTGTCGGCCGGGCCGGTCGATATCCGTACCCCGCTCGGGCGCGTACCGCACTGGTTCATCGATATCATGGCCATGCCTGACGTCAGCGCGTCGTTCCCGGTAACGATCAAGGGCAAGCAGATCGGCGAAATCATGTTCGCGCCCGACATCTCCGCCGACTTGTATGAGAAGTGGATCGGCTTTCTTGCCCTGCTCTCGTCCGGGATTGCGTTGATGCTGCTGACGGGCAGCATCGCCTATTTCATCACGGGTGCCGCGGTCGGCCCCCTGCAGAACCTCGGCGAAGGCCTGACCCGCATGCGGTCCGGCGACTACGCAAGGCTGATTCCGTCGTCCGGCCCTCCCGAAATTCGGCGCAGCTCGGAGGAGGCCAACGAACTTGCCAAAACGCTCAGAAAATTGAGCCAGGACAATCGCAGCCTGCTGCGCAAGATCGTGTCGCTGCAGGACGACGAGCGCCAGGACATCGCACGGGACTTGCACGACGAACTCGGCCCGCTGCTGTTCGGAATTCGGGCAAACACCGTAGCCCTGATGGAAAGCCTGCCGCCGGACAGAGCGGGGCCGGAAGCTTCCGCGCAGGGCATTCTGCAATCGGTCGAAGCGTTGCAATACGCCAATCGCCGCATCCTCGACCGGTTGCGGCCGCTCTACATCCAGGAGCTCGGGCTCGAGCGCAGCATCCACACGCTGCTGCACAACGCCCGGGCGCAGGCGCCTGACCTCCAGCTGTCCGCGCGCATCGATCCCGGATTGAACGCGATCGACGGTTTGCTGTCGCAGACGGTCTATCGCGTGATCCAGGAAGCGGTAACGAATGTGCTGCGCCACGCCAACGCGCGTTCGGTGCAGGTTACGGCAACCCGGCAGGATCGCGAATTGACCGTCGAGATATCGGACGATGGAATAGGCTTTGCCGCCGGTCAGGTATTCGGCCGGGGATTGACCGGGATGCAGGAGCGCGTTCGCGCGCTGAGCGGAACGTTTGAATTGCTGCGGGAAAACGGACGGAGCCTGGTTCGTTGCCGGCTTCCGGCAATCTCGTCCGAGATTCCAGCCCCACGGGAAGCCTGA
- a CDS encoding DUF983 domain-containing protein: protein MSDEAVPTLTQSALRGIACRCPRCGKGKLYAGFLHLRPSCETCGLDYTFIDTGDGPAIFLIMLAGAIVVTAALIVEVKYQPPFWVHAALWLPLILVTTLLPMRSMKSLLIALQFHHKAAPGRLIDREPK from the coding sequence ATGTCGGACGAGGCGGTACCCACCCTGACCCAGAGCGCGCTGCGCGGCATCGCCTGCCGCTGTCCGCGCTGCGGCAAGGGCAAGCTCTATGCGGGCTTCCTGCATCTGCGGCCGAGCTGCGAGACCTGCGGGCTCGATTACACCTTCATCGACACCGGCGACGGGCCGGCGATTTTCCTGATCATGCTGGCCGGCGCCATCGTGGTCACCGCCGCTTTGATCGTCGAGGTCAAGTACCAGCCGCCGTTCTGGGTTCACGCCGCGCTCTGGCTGCCGCTGATCCTCGTGACCACGCTGCTACCGATGCGCTCGATGAAATCGCTGCTGATCGCGCTGCAGTTTCACCACAAGGCCGCGCCCGGCCGCCTGATCGACCGCGAGCCGAAATGA
- a CDS encoding nuclear transport factor 2 family protein: MPNDFDQIAVVVDWLDACRRRDLDALLDLYAPEASLECQCDGAMVSEGRARLASYWGPRLDGFAPNAFGLEEIQPTPDGVRLDYVSHDGLPVRMVFSFTADGKVLRTYCAPVAQPLRKDIPSVQGTAG, from the coding sequence TTGCCAAATGATTTCGACCAGATTGCCGTCGTCGTGGATTGGCTCGACGCATGCCGGCGGCGCGATCTCGATGCGCTGCTGGATCTCTACGCGCCGGAAGCGAGCCTCGAATGCCAGTGCGATGGCGCCATGGTGAGCGAGGGCCGGGCACGCCTGGCATCCTATTGGGGACCGCGGCTCGACGGCTTTGCTCCCAACGCTTTCGGGCTGGAGGAAATCCAGCCGACGCCGGACGGGGTTCGACTTGACTACGTGAGCCACGACGGCCTGCCGGTGCGCATGGTGTTCAGCTTCACGGCCGACGGAAAAGTTTTGCGGACGTATTGCGCGCCTGTCGCGCAGCCGCTCCGAAAAGATATCCCTAGCGTTCAGGGTACGGCCGGATAA
- a CDS encoding SURF1 family protein: protein MTGELARPRGRAGFAIFTLVMVAICVGLGLWQLQRRLEKHALIAALDERLAASPEALPQPSQWPALTPARDEFRRVSFTATYARLPDAMVYSSGSAVRDDVSGPGTWAFLPAQLAGGETVVVNTGFVQNTMQDRAQEDRAAGRLVTGKPMKLAGYLRFPEAAGALTPRQDTVKRLWFTRDHLAMARALGWNADGHTVAPFYIDLEGPAPESGIPKPGALSVHLKDDHLQYAVTWFGLAVVMAIAFAVWWRAQRRAA, encoded by the coding sequence ATGACCGGCGAGCTTGCACGACCGCGGGGCAGGGCCGGCTTTGCCATTTTCACGCTTGTCATGGTGGCGATCTGCGTCGGGCTCGGCCTCTGGCAGCTGCAGCGCAGGCTTGAGAAGCATGCGCTGATCGCAGCCCTCGACGAACGGCTCGCCGCCTCGCCCGAAGCGCTGCCGCAGCCGTCGCAATGGCCCGCGCTGACACCGGCGCGGGACGAATTCCGCCGCGTCAGCTTCACGGCCACCTATGCGCGGTTGCCGGATGCGATGGTCTACTCGTCCGGCTCCGCCGTCCGCGACGATGTCTCCGGTCCCGGCACCTGGGCGTTTCTGCCGGCGCAACTGGCCGGCGGCGAGACGGTCGTGGTCAATACCGGCTTCGTGCAGAACACGATGCAGGATCGCGCCCAGGAGGATCGCGCGGCGGGCCGGCTCGTCACCGGCAAGCCCATGAAACTCGCAGGATATCTCCGCTTTCCCGAGGCCGCGGGCGCACTAACGCCGCGCCAGGACACCGTCAAGCGGCTGTGGTTCACCCGGGATCATCTGGCGATGGCGCGCGCGCTTGGCTGGAATGCGGACGGCCACACCGTGGCGCCGTTCTATATCGATCTGGAAGGCCCGGCGCCCGAGAGCGGCATTCCAAAGCCCGGCGCGCTCTCGGTCCATCTCAAGGACGACCATCTGCAATATGCCGTCACCTGGTTCGGGCTGGCGGTCGTGATGGCGATCGCGTTTGCGGTGTGGTGGCGCGCACAGCGGCGGGCGGCGTAA
- a CDS encoding cytochrome c oxidase subunit 3 yields MSTAQVKHHDYHLVDPSPWPVVGSISAFIMAVGAITWMHHMFAAAPIIFGIGTIGVLYTMASWWGDVIREAQYKGDHTRVVQISHRYGMILFIASEVMFFVAWFWAFFNSALFPADAVHATRDAVFGCGAGTAMGACSVPGTWPPHGIETFDPWHLPLLNTLLLLTSGTTVTWAHHALLEGDRKGLKYGLILTVVLGACFTCVQAYEYAHAAFHFSGNIYGATFFMATGFHGFHVLVGTVFLLVCLMRTYAGHFTPTQHLGFEFAAWYWHFVDVVWLFLFICIYVWFRGPEGLAHGAH; encoded by the coding sequence ATGTCCACGGCGCAAGTCAAGCACCACGACTACCACCTCGTCGATCCGAGCCCGTGGCCGGTGGTCGGCTCGATCTCGGCCTTCATCATGGCCGTCGGCGCCATCACCTGGATGCACCACATGTTCGCGGCCGCGCCGATCATCTTCGGTATCGGCACCATCGGCGTGCTCTACACCATGGCGAGTTGGTGGGGCGACGTGATCCGCGAAGCCCAGTACAAGGGCGACCACACCCGCGTGGTGCAGATCAGCCACCGCTACGGCATGATCCTGTTCATCGCCTCCGAAGTGATGTTCTTCGTCGCTTGGTTCTGGGCCTTCTTCAATTCCGCTTTGTTCCCCGCCGACGCGGTTCACGCCACCCGCGACGCCGTGTTCGGCTGCGGCGCCGGAACCGCGATGGGCGCCTGCAGCGTGCCGGGCACCTGGCCGCCGCACGGCATCGAGACCTTCGATCCCTGGCATCTGCCGCTGCTCAATACGCTCTTGCTGTTGACCTCGGGCACGACCGTCACCTGGGCGCACCACGCCCTGCTGGAAGGCGACCGCAAGGGCTTGAAGTACGGCCTGATCCTCACCGTCGTGCTCGGCGCCTGCTTCACCTGCGTGCAGGCCTATGAATATGCCCACGCCGCGTTCCACTTCTCCGGCAACATCTACGGCGCCACCTTCTTCATGGCGACCGGCTTCCACGGTTTCCACGTGCTGGTCGGCACCGTGTTCCTGCTGGTCTGCCTGATGCGCACCTATGCCGGTCACTTCACCCCGACCCAGCATCTCGGCTTCGAATTCGCCGCCTGGTACTGGCATTTCGTCGACGTGGTGTGGCTGTTCCTGTTCATCTGCATCTACGTCTGGTTCCGCGGCCCCGAAGGCCTCGCCCACGGCGCGCACTGA
- a CDS encoding cytochrome c oxidase assembly protein, with protein MENLPTIPQDPTAGPKKASRRGLTRDAVVASICGFVVVLMLGAAYAAVPFYNWFCRATGFNGTTQVATSAPSGAPLARKIAVRFDANVAPGLPWKFEPEQNEVEVKIGEVVTIFYTVTNQSARTTAGQAAYNVAPLTVGAYFQKINCFCFTEQTMAPGEKREMPVVFYVDPALAADSENDDLKTITLSYTFYAVRDPAPKPLAASEPDKRKGNL; from the coding sequence ATGGAAAACCTACCGACGATTCCACAGGATCCGACCGCAGGCCCGAAAAAGGCTTCGCGTCGCGGCCTGACGCGTGATGCGGTGGTGGCGTCGATCTGCGGTTTCGTCGTGGTGCTGATGCTCGGCGCCGCCTATGCCGCGGTTCCCTTCTACAACTGGTTCTGTCGCGCCACCGGCTTCAACGGCACCACCCAGGTCGCGACCTCGGCGCCGTCGGGCGCGCCGCTGGCGCGCAAGATCGCCGTGCGGTTCGATGCCAACGTCGCCCCGGGCCTGCCCTGGAAGTTCGAGCCCGAGCAGAACGAGGTCGAGGTCAAGATCGGTGAGGTCGTCACCATCTTCTATACCGTCACCAACCAGTCGGCGCGGACCACCGCAGGCCAGGCGGCCTACAATGTGGCGCCGCTGACGGTCGGGGCTTATTTCCAGAAGATCAACTGCTTCTGCTTCACCGAACAGACCATGGCGCCGGGCGAGAAGCGCGAGATGCCGGTGGTGTTCTACGTCGATCCGGCGCTGGCCGCGGATTCCGAAAACGACGACCTCAAGACCATCACGCTGTCCTACACCTTCTATGCCGTGCGCGATCCGGCGCCGAAGCCTTTGGCTGCGAGCGAACCGGACAAGCGCAAGGGAAACCTGTAA
- a CDS encoding aldo/keto reductase — protein MQKRKLGNSNLEVSSLGLGCMGLSFGYGPAVEQQQGIALIRSAVERGVTLFDTAEVYGPFTNEELVGEALAPFRAQVVIATKFGFDIDPATGAQRGLNSRPEHIKEVAEASLKRLRTDVIDLFYQHRVDPNVPIEDVAGAVKDLIAAGKVRHFGLSEAGVQTIRRAHAVQPVTALQSEYSLWWREPEQEVLPVLDELGIGLIPYSPLGKGFLTGAITESTTFDKSDFRNVVPRFAPEARKANQALVDLLGKIAARKKVTPAQIALAWLLAQKPWIVPIPGTTKLHRLEENVGAVDVELTSGDLGEIGSVLSAVAVQGARYPEHLQQLVGR, from the coding sequence ATGCAAAAGCGCAAACTTGGAAACAGCAATCTGGAAGTCTCAAGCCTCGGCCTCGGCTGCATGGGGTTGAGCTTCGGTTACGGTCCGGCGGTCGAGCAGCAGCAGGGCATCGCGCTGATCCGCTCAGCCGTCGAGCGCGGCGTCACGCTGTTTGACACCGCCGAGGTCTACGGCCCCTTCACCAACGAGGAGCTGGTCGGCGAGGCGCTGGCGCCGTTCCGCGCGCAGGTCGTCATCGCGACCAAGTTCGGATTCGATATCGATCCGGCGACCGGCGCTCAACGCGGCCTCAACAGCCGGCCGGAGCATATCAAGGAGGTCGCCGAAGCCTCGCTCAAGCGGCTCAGGACCGATGTCATCGACCTGTTCTATCAGCATCGCGTCGATCCGAACGTGCCGATCGAAGACGTCGCCGGCGCGGTGAAGGATCTGATCGCCGCGGGCAAGGTCAGGCATTTCGGCCTGTCGGAGGCCGGCGTGCAGACGATCCGCCGGGCGCATGCGGTGCAGCCGGTCACCGCGCTGCAGAGCGAGTATTCGCTGTGGTGGCGCGAGCCCGAGCAGGAAGTGCTGCCGGTGCTGGACGAATTGGGAATCGGCCTCATTCCCTATAGCCCCCTGGGCAAGGGCTTTCTCACTGGCGCGATCACCGAAAGTACGACATTCGACAAGTCGGATTTCCGCAACGTCGTGCCGCGCTTTGCGCCGGAAGCGCGCAAGGCGAACCAGGCCCTGGTCGACCTGCTCGGCAAGATCGCGGCCCGCAAAAAGGTGACGCCGGCACAGATCGCGCTCGCCTGGCTGTTGGCGCAAAAGCCGTGGATCGTTCCGATCCCCGGCACCACCAAGCTGCATCGTCTCGAGGAAAATGTCGGCGCGGTCGATGTCGAACTGACGTCGGGGGATCTCGGCGAGATCGGTAGTGTTCTCTCCGCGGTCGCGGTCCAGGGCGCCAGATACCCCGAACATCTGCAGCAGCTGGTCGGCCGCTGA
- a CDS encoding (R)-mandelonitrile lyase yields the protein MEIKRSGSRPSGKGPAAYFTGAVRIDPLFDAPDPARARGASVTFEPGARTAWHTHPLGQTLVVMSGAGWVQRWGGPVEQIRPGDVVWFEPGEKHWHGAMPATAMTHIAIQEALNGSPVDWMEQVPDEQYRA from the coding sequence ATGGAAATCAAGCGAAGCGGCTCACGGCCGTCCGGAAAGGGACCGGCCGCCTATTTCACCGGCGCTGTCCGCATCGATCCCTTGTTCGATGCGCCTGATCCGGCGCGGGCGCGGGGTGCCAGCGTCACCTTCGAGCCGGGCGCCCGCACCGCCTGGCACACCCATCCGCTCGGTCAGACCTTGGTCGTGATGTCAGGCGCCGGCTGGGTACAGCGCTGGGGCGGACCGGTCGAGCAAATCCGGCCCGGCGACGTCGTGTGGTTCGAGCCGGGCGAAAAGCACTGGCATGGCGCCATGCCGGCGACGGCCATGACCCATATCGCCATTCAGGAGGCGCTGAACGGCAGCCCCGTCGACTGGATGGAACAGGTCCCTGACGAACAATACCGGGCCTGA
- a CDS encoding heme o synthase, whose translation MSVVDHHAIEFPRISEAEVGDYLALLKPRVMSLVVFTALVGLVIAPGHFHPVLAFTSILCIAVGAGASGAMNMAYESDIDALMSRTANRPIPRGRITPPEAMAFGMVLAFFSVMTLGILVNWVAGALLAFTIFFYVVIYTIWLKRWTAQNIVIGGAAGALPPVVAWAAATGSLSMEPVLLFLIIFFWTPPHFWALALFRNDDYARAGVPMLPVVAGSDATRLQILLYTIVLVAVAVAPWPLGYFDAIYGIASLVLGAGMMALAINVYRHREGKEAGRATRRLFAFSIVYLFALFATLLLEVVVRAVAPAISAVAPAIRAIMPVFG comes from the coding sequence TTGTCGGTAGTCGACCACCACGCCATCGAGTTTCCGCGGATTTCCGAGGCGGAGGTCGGCGACTACCTCGCGCTCTTGAAGCCGCGGGTGATGTCGCTCGTGGTTTTCACCGCGCTGGTCGGCCTCGTGATCGCGCCCGGCCATTTCCATCCCGTGCTGGCCTTCACCTCGATCCTCTGCATCGCGGTCGGCGCCGGTGCCTCGGGCGCGATGAACATGGCCTATGAGAGCGACATCGACGCCCTGATGTCGCGTACCGCCAACCGGCCGATCCCGCGCGGACGCATCACCCCGCCGGAAGCGATGGCCTTCGGCATGGTTCTCGCGTTCTTCTCGGTGATGACGCTCGGCATCCTCGTCAACTGGGTGGCCGGCGCGCTGCTGGCGTTCACGATCTTCTTCTACGTCGTGATCTATACCATCTGGCTGAAGCGCTGGACCGCGCAGAACATCGTGATCGGCGGCGCCGCCGGCGCGCTGCCGCCGGTGGTGGCGTGGGCCGCGGCCACTGGTTCGCTGTCGATGGAGCCGGTGCTGCTGTTCCTGATCATCTTCTTCTGGACCCCGCCGCACTTCTGGGCACTGGCGCTGTTCCGCAACGACGACTATGCGCGCGCAGGCGTTCCGATGCTGCCGGTCGTCGCCGGATCCGATGCGACGCGGCTGCAGATCCTGCTCTATACCATCGTGCTGGTCGCGGTAGCGGTCGCGCCCTGGCCGCTCGGCTATTTCGACGCGATCTATGGCATCGCCTCGCTGGTGCTCGGCGCCGGCATGATGGCGCTCGCGATCAACGTCTACCGTCACCGCGAAGGCAAGGAAGCGGGCCGCGCGACGCGCCGGCTGTTCGCCTTCTCGATCGTTTATCTGTTCGCGCTGTTTGCGACGCTCCTGCTCGAGGTCGTCGTCCGCGCTGTCGCGCCTGCGATCAGCGCGGTCGCACCCGCGATCCGCGCCATCATGCCCGTGTTCGGGTAG
- the thrC gene encoding threonine synthase: MTRYISTRGEAPTLGFCDVMLTGLARDGGLYVPEVWPQLSHETIAGFFGRPYWEVAVEVIRPFVAGEISDADLGRMANEAYATFRHPAVVPLDQTGPNQFMLELFHGPTLAFKDVAMQLISRLMDHVLAKRAQRTTIVVATSGDTGGAAVDAFANLDNVDLIVLFPNGRISDVQRRMMTTSGAGNVHALAIEGNFDDCQAIVKALFNHHGFRDAVSLSGVNSINWARIVAQVVYYFTSAVALGAPARTVDFTVPTGNFGDIFAGYVAKKMGLPVRWLRIASNVNDILPRTLKTGIYEVREVHASASPSMDIQVSSNFERLLFEASGRDADSIRRLMASLKQSGRFVLPDSVLAAIREEFDAGRADETETAATIRAAWREAGDLVDPHTAVALAVADRDTSDSKIPNIVLSTAHPAKFPDAVEAACGVRPQLPAWLDGLLTKSEHITVMKNDSTEVEKFVRKVSRAAKQGVAG, from the coding sequence TTGACGCGGTATATTTCGACCAGAGGCGAAGCCCCCACGCTGGGTTTCTGCGATGTGATGCTGACCGGGCTCGCCCGCGACGGCGGGCTCTACGTGCCGGAAGTCTGGCCGCAGCTCTCGCACGAGACCATCGCCGGATTTTTCGGACGGCCGTATTGGGAAGTCGCGGTTGAGGTGATCCGGCCGTTTGTCGCCGGCGAGATTTCCGACGCCGATCTCGGCCGCATGGCGAACGAGGCCTACGCCACCTTCCGCCACCCCGCGGTGGTGCCGCTCGACCAGACCGGGCCCAATCAATTCATGCTGGAGCTGTTCCACGGCCCGACGCTGGCGTTCAAGGACGTCGCGATGCAGTTGATCTCGCGGCTGATGGATCATGTGCTGGCCAAGCGTGCGCAGCGCACCACCATCGTGGTCGCGACCTCGGGCGATACCGGCGGTGCGGCGGTTGATGCGTTTGCCAACCTCGACAATGTCGACCTGATCGTGCTGTTCCCGAACGGCCGGATCTCCGACGTGCAGCGGCGCATGATGACGACGTCGGGCGCCGGCAATGTCCACGCGCTCGCGATCGAAGGCAATTTCGACGACTGCCAGGCGATCGTGAAGGCGCTGTTCAATCATCACGGCTTTCGCGATGCGGTGTCGCTGTCCGGCGTCAACTCGATCAACTGGGCGCGCATCGTGGCGCAGGTGGTGTATTATTTCACGTCCGCGGTGGCGCTCGGCGCGCCCGCGCGCACCGTCGACTTCACCGTGCCGACCGGAAATTTCGGCGACATCTTTGCCGGCTACGTCGCCAAGAAGATGGGGCTGCCGGTGCGCTGGTTGCGGATCGCCTCCAACGTCAACGACATCCTGCCGCGCACGCTCAAGACCGGCATCTATGAAGTGCGCGAGGTTCACGCGTCAGCCTCGCCGTCGATGGACATCCAGGTTTCCTCGAATTTCGAGCGGCTGCTGTTCGAGGCCAGTGGCCGCGATGCCGACAGCATTCGCCGCCTGATGGCCTCGCTGAAGCAGTCCGGACGTTTCGTGCTGCCGGATTCCGTGCTCGCCGCCATCCGCGAGGAATTCGACGCCGGACGCGCCGACGAGACCGAGACGGCGGCCACGATCCGCGCCGCCTGGCGCGAGGCCGGCGATCTCGTCGATCCCCATACCGCGGTGGCGCTGGCGGTGGCCGATCGGGACACCTCGGATTCGAAGATCCCCAATATCGTGCTGTCGACCGCGCACCCGGCCAAGTTTCCCGATGCGGTCGAGGCGGCCTGTGGCGTGCGGCCGCAATTGCCGGCCTGGCTCGATGGTCTCCTGACCAAATCCGAACACATCACGGTGATGAAAAACGATTCCACCGAAGTCGAGAAATTCGTGCGCAAGGTCAGCCGTGCCGCGAAGCAGGGAGTTGCCGGATGA
- a CDS encoding CoxF protein, translated as MDKPQPDGIVLTEAQKRSRRSRSIAIALALGVLVVLFFAVTMVKGPGVLVRPM; from the coding sequence ATGGATAAACCGCAGCCAGATGGAATCGTCCTCACCGAGGCGCAAAAGCGAAGCCGCCGTTCCCGCTCGATCGCCATCGCGCTCGCGCTCGGTGTGCTGGTCGTGCTGTTTTTCGCCGTCACCATGGTCAAGGGACCGGGTGTCCTAGTCAGGCCGATGTAA
- a CDS encoding LysR family transcriptional regulator gives MTRASVNDLLAFLAVAKERSFTRAAEQLGVSQSALSHTIRGLEERLGLRLLTRTTRSVATTEAGERLLRNVGPRLEEIDAELSALTELREKPAGTVRITAGEHSAEAILWPALAKLLPRYPDIKVELTIDYGLTDIVAERYDAGVRLGEQVAKDMIAVRIGPDFRMAVVGAPGYFAKHAIPNKPQDLTAHNCINIRLPTYGGIYAWEFEKRGRALKVRVEGQLVFNNTALRLNAVLAGLGLAYLPEDQVRAPIAEGRLIRVLADWCPPFSGYHLYYPSRRQPAPAFAVLAEALRYR, from the coding sequence ATGACGCGCGCTTCCGTCAATGACCTCCTCGCCTTCCTTGCTGTAGCAAAGGAGCGCAGCTTTACCCGGGCGGCGGAGCAGCTCGGGGTGTCGCAATCCGCGCTCAGCCACACCATCCGCGGGCTCGAAGAGCGGCTCGGCCTGCGGCTATTGACCCGAACCACGCGCAGCGTGGCAACGACCGAAGCGGGAGAGCGCCTGCTGCGCAATGTGGGGCCGCGGCTGGAAGAGATCGACGCCGAACTGTCCGCACTGACCGAGCTGCGCGAAAAGCCCGCCGGCACCGTCCGCATCACCGCGGGCGAACATTCGGCGGAAGCGATCCTGTGGCCTGCTTTGGCAAAACTGCTGCCGCGCTATCCCGACATCAAGGTCGAGCTGACCATCGATTACGGCTTGACCGACATCGTCGCCGAGCGTTACGACGCCGGCGTCCGTCTCGGCGAGCAGGTCGCCAAGGACATGATCGCGGTGCGCATCGGCCCGGATTTCCGGATGGCGGTGGTCGGCGCGCCCGGCTACTTCGCCAAACACGCCATCCCCAACAAGCCGCAGGACCTGACCGCGCACAACTGCATCAACATTCGGCTGCCGACCTATGGCGGGATCTATGCCTGGGAATTCGAGAAGCGCGGGCGGGCACTCAAGGTCCGGGTCGAGGGCCAGCTTGTCTTCAACAACACCGCGCTGCGATTGAATGCGGTGCTCGCCGGCCTTGGCCTCGCCTATCTGCCGGAGGACCAGGTGCGGGCACCCATTGCCGAGGGACGCCTTATCCGCGTGCTCGCCGACTGGTGTCCGCCGTTTTCGGGTTACCACCTCTACTACCCAAGCCGCCGGCAGCCCGCGCCGGCTTTTGCCGTGCTGGCCGAAGCGCTGCGCTACCGCTGA
- a CDS encoding response regulator transcription factor — protein sequence MQNFVKSTTRVLIVDDHPVVLSGCRSLFASDASVKIDEAADAKSGHRAFTARKPDVTVIDIKLPDVSGFELMRRIRKDDPDAKIIMFSMNDDPAFVVRAIEMGAQGYVSKGDDPRVLVKAVRKVAAGENFISPQLAEAVTFSSAAIKANPATQMSARELEILRLLGRGDKIVEVADALGISYKTVANTTSLLKQKLGAKNHSDLIRIAVEMGLG from the coding sequence ATGCAAAATTTTGTCAAATCGACCACGCGAGTATTGATCGTCGACGACCATCCGGTGGTCCTGTCGGGCTGCCGCTCGCTGTTTGCATCCGATGCTTCGGTAAAGATCGACGAGGCTGCGGACGCGAAATCCGGGCATCGGGCATTTACCGCCAGGAAGCCCGACGTTACCGTCATCGATATCAAGCTGCCTGATGTCTCGGGTTTCGAACTGATGCGGCGAATCCGCAAGGACGACCCCGACGCCAAGATTATCATGTTCAGCATGAACGACGATCCGGCTTTCGTGGTTCGCGCGATCGAGATGGGCGCGCAGGGCTACGTTTCCAAAGGTGACGATCCCCGGGTGCTGGTGAAAGCGGTTCGCAAGGTTGCGGCCGGAGAAAACTTCATTTCGCCGCAACTGGCGGAAGCCGTGACCTTCTCCAGCGCCGCCATCAAGGCCAATCCGGCAACCCAGATGAGCGCCCGCGAGCTGGAAATCCTGAGACTGCTTGGCCGCGGCGACAAGATCGTCGAAGTCGCCGATGCCCTCGGCATCTCCTACAAGACGGTCGCCAACACGACCTCGCTGCTCAAGCAGAAGCTCGGGGCCAAGAACCACTCCGACCTGATACGGATCGCGGTCGAGATGGGCCTGGGCTGA